The following coding sequences are from one Granulicella sp. L56 window:
- a CDS encoding sodium:solute symporter family protein yields MSRLIHLSWIDCLVMAVYFTLTVAIGFIVKRRVHTSNDYFMAGRAMPTWIAAIAFISANLGAQEVIGMGASGAKYGLATCHFYWLAVPAMVFAGLYMMPFYYGSRARSVPEYLRLRFDEKTRALNAITFAIMTIFSSGVSMYAMGKLFYLLLGWNFNISVLVAAVIVLSYVSLGGLTSAIYNEVLQFFLIVIGLAPLTWMGLRSVGGWAGLKQRLAVVSAAHGYAPGAYAHAWRYLGTAHQNPIGVEWIGLGMGLGFVLSFGYWCTDFLVVQRAMSAKSQERARLVPLVASIPKMLFPLLVILPGMIAVVAPVVLSHGSARQISAAAGSSTGILPVKLSTAGTVEHDAQGHVILDYDLATPMMLIHYYPEGLLGLGLTALLASFMSGMAGNVTAFNTVWTYDLYQAYLKPTASDAHYVMIGRVTTAVGIALSIGAAYLAASFNNIMDLLQLVFAFVNAPLFATFALGMFWKRTTGHGAFIGLLSGMGAACVHHGISLPQGSLPGIHGGFFGIHIIYASDLAQAFWTAIVAFITCVVVTIVVSLLTTPRDEPALAGLVYSLTPRLQVRSLGWYRQPEALAGGVLLAVLALNLWFF; encoded by the coding sequence TTGAGCCGCCTCATTCATCTAAGTTGGATCGACTGCCTGGTCATGGCAGTGTACTTCACCCTTACGGTAGCGATAGGCTTTATCGTCAAGCGCCGGGTGCATACGTCCAATGACTACTTCATGGCTGGACGCGCAATGCCAACCTGGATCGCAGCCATCGCATTTATCTCCGCCAATCTCGGCGCTCAGGAGGTGATCGGCATGGGCGCCTCGGGTGCGAAGTATGGTCTCGCCACCTGTCATTTTTACTGGCTCGCCGTGCCTGCGATGGTCTTCGCGGGACTCTACATGATGCCGTTCTACTACGGCTCACGCGCGCGTTCTGTGCCGGAATATCTTCGCCTGCGTTTCGATGAGAAGACTCGAGCCCTGAATGCAATCACCTTCGCGATTATGACCATTTTTTCGTCGGGCGTCTCCATGTACGCTATGGGCAAGTTGTTCTATCTGCTTCTCGGCTGGAACTTCAACATCAGTGTGCTGGTTGCGGCTGTAATCGTTCTGAGCTATGTCTCCCTTGGCGGATTGACGAGTGCGATCTACAACGAGGTGTTGCAGTTCTTTCTCATTGTGATCGGTCTTGCGCCTCTCACCTGGATGGGACTACGTTCCGTCGGCGGGTGGGCAGGGCTGAAGCAAAGGCTGGCTGTAGTTTCGGCGGCTCACGGCTACGCTCCCGGAGCATACGCGCACGCATGGCGTTACCTCGGTACTGCGCACCAGAACCCGATCGGGGTGGAGTGGATCGGACTCGGTATGGGACTCGGCTTCGTGCTGTCGTTCGGGTACTGGTGTACAGACTTCCTCGTCGTGCAACGTGCCATGTCGGCCAAGTCGCAGGAGCGCGCGCGGCTAGTACCACTGGTCGCCTCAATCCCGAAGATGCTCTTTCCATTGCTGGTCATTCTGCCAGGCATGATCGCTGTGGTTGCTCCAGTGGTACTTTCGCATGGATCCGCCCGTCAGATTTCGGCTGCTGCAGGCTCTTCGACTGGCATCCTTCCGGTGAAGCTGTCGACCGCCGGCACCGTGGAGCATGATGCGCAGGGACATGTGATCCTCGACTACGATCTCGCGACTCCGATGATGCTGATCCACTACTATCCGGAAGGACTGCTCGGGCTTGGACTCACAGCGCTTCTGGCATCGTTTATGTCCGGAATGGCGGGCAACGTCACGGCATTCAACACCGTTTGGACCTACGATCTATATCAGGCCTACCTCAAGCCGACGGCCAGCGATGCGCACTATGTGATGATTGGGCGTGTCACCACGGCCGTAGGTATCGCGCTCTCAATAGGTGCCGCTTATCTTGCCGCATCGTTCAACAACATCATGGATTTGCTGCAACTTGTCTTCGCTTTCGTGAACGCGCCGCTATTTGCAACTTTTGCGCTGGGGATGTTCTGGAAGCGAACGACCGGGCATGGCGCCTTCATTGGTTTGCTTTCGGGTATGGGCGCAGCCTGCGTTCACCACGGCATCAGCCTGCCACAAGGAAGCCTGCCAGGAATTCATGGTGGCTTCTTCGGGATTCACATTATCTACGCAAGCGATCTTGCACAGGCATTTTGGACGGCAATCGTTGCGTTTATCACATGTGTTGTCGTCACGATTGTTGTCAGCCTGCTGACGACGCCCAGGGACGAACCAGCTCTGGCAGGTCTGGTGTATTCCCTTACTCCGCGGCTGCAGGTTCGTAGCCTGGGATGGTATCGTCAGCCCGAGGCTCTCGCTGGCGGCGTCCTTCTCGCGGTGCTTGCGCTCAACCTCTGGTTCTTCTGA
- a CDS encoding SDR family NAD(P)-dependent oxidoreductase, which produces MDCVSRDLRFEGKVAIVTGAASGIGRATAIALANRGARVAILDRNVELGEQLAEELNAMRAECALFDKVDLAFADAVERVVSEISQKLGGIDLLAHCAGVQSYGSAVTTSVDAWERTLAIDLDSAFYITRSVLPHMQRRGGSSIVLTGSTQSLVAHRNSAAYVTGKHAIVGLMRSIALDFARAGVRANCVLPGAIDTPMIRWGASREPDPQKVLDACHSLALLGRMGTAEEVANVIVFLLSDMASYVTGASIVVDGGQLVPCGGTAFQLTGTGGDFE; this is translated from the coding sequence ATGGATTGTGTGTCTCGCGATCTTCGGTTTGAAGGTAAGGTTGCAATCGTTACCGGGGCAGCAAGTGGTATAGGGCGCGCTACTGCAATTGCCTTGGCAAACCGAGGAGCGCGGGTGGCTATCCTGGATCGCAATGTCGAATTGGGGGAGCAACTCGCCGAAGAGTTGAACGCAATGCGGGCAGAGTGTGCACTCTTTGATAAGGTCGATCTAGCCTTTGCGGATGCGGTCGAAAGAGTTGTAAGCGAGATCTCCCAAAAATTAGGAGGAATCGACCTGCTCGCACACTGCGCGGGAGTGCAGAGCTACGGCAGTGCTGTGACCACATCCGTAGACGCATGGGAGCGAACCCTAGCTATCGACCTGGATAGCGCATTCTATATAACCCGCTCGGTGCTTCCGCATATGCAGCGGCGCGGCGGCTCTTCAATCGTGCTCACCGGTTCAACACAATCGCTGGTGGCCCATCGTAATTCCGCCGCATATGTTACCGGCAAGCACGCTATTGTGGGGTTGATGCGCTCGATCGCACTGGACTTCGCTCGGGCCGGGGTGCGTGCGAACTGCGTCCTTCCGGGAGCAATCGACACGCCGATGATTCGTTGGGGTGCAAGCCGCGAGCCCGACCCGCAAAAAGTCCTCGATGCATGTCATTCACTTGCATTGCTTGGGCGGATGGGCACAGCAGAAGAAGTCGCGAACGTGATCGTGTTTCTGCTCAGCGACATGGCTTCCTATGTCACCGGAGCCTCGATTGTAGTAGACGGTGGCCAACTCGTACCTTGCGGCGGAACAGCGTTTCAGCTCACCGGAACAGGTGGAGACTTTGAATAA
- a CDS encoding RraA family protein, which yields MEWKDDEELFALIREHLFSSIIGDVLDLEGKNHQWLPAHCRPLLPHMVVVGRAMTVLEADVFHLPTPPFGKMLEALDSLQRHEVYIAAGCAPRYALWGELMSIAAKGRGAAGAVLAGYARDINRIRSIDFPTFCYGSYGKDQRGRGQVIDYRVPLEIEGVRVMPGDILMGDVDGVVVLPREMEETVVSRALDQARKEKTARTMLLNGARAHDVFTETGVL from the coding sequence ATGGAATGGAAGGATGACGAAGAGCTTTTCGCCCTTATCAGAGAGCATCTATTTAGCTCCATCATCGGTGATGTGCTGGATCTTGAGGGTAAGAATCACCAATGGCTTCCGGCCCATTGTCGCCCGCTCTTACCCCATATGGTGGTGGTGGGCCGGGCGATGACAGTGCTAGAGGCTGATGTATTTCATTTGCCAACCCCGCCTTTCGGCAAGATGCTGGAAGCACTCGATTCACTGCAGCGCCACGAAGTCTATATTGCTGCCGGCTGCGCTCCGCGATACGCGCTCTGGGGGGAATTGATGTCTATTGCGGCAAAAGGGAGAGGTGCTGCGGGTGCGGTGCTCGCTGGTTATGCAAGAGACATTAATCGGATACGCTCGATCGATTTTCCAACTTTCTGTTATGGAAGCTATGGAAAAGACCAGCGAGGCCGTGGGCAGGTCATTGATTATCGAGTACCGCTCGAGATCGAGGGAGTACGAGTTATGCCCGGAGATATTCTCATGGGCGACGTAGATGGTGTCGTTGTACTGCCACGCGAGATGGAGGAAACGGTTGTGAGCCGAGCGCTCGACCAGGCTCGTAAGGAGAAGACCGCACGTACCATGCTGTTAAACGGAGCACGAGCACACGATGTATTTACAGAAACGGGCGTGTTGTGA
- a CDS encoding mandelate racemase/muconate lactonizing enzyme family protein has protein sequence MKITAIKTWMVEGIKYNWVFIKIWTDDGLTGIGEGTNWPGSPMILEACRHMGETLIGEDSSRIDYIWTKLYRDFNWLGQGGPVLSGISAIDIALWDIAGKRAKLPVYQLLGGAFRKQIKLYANYWFLKGTGKPEDYAEQALGIKERGFRACKMDPFAHINYWYGEDLQDNLGLTESGKKIAIERLVAVQRAVGPDFPIAVETHAMLNGPTAVEMAHRIAAAGINCMWYEEPAGPEFPKEIAAIKRQITLPVCVGERLHSRFMARPILEAGAADILMPDITRCGGIGEMKRIATMAEAFNVPIAPHNPNGPISTIAAAHVMASIPNFFYQEFMATDVPWRDTILDKPLPVRNGFYELSDDPGLGFDFVEEELDRHPGITVRRPGFYV, from the coding sequence ATGAAGATTACGGCAATAAAGACCTGGATGGTGGAAGGGATTAAATACAACTGGGTCTTCATCAAGATCTGGACCGATGACGGACTCACCGGAATTGGTGAGGGTACCAACTGGCCGGGCAGCCCGATGATCCTCGAGGCATGCCGTCATATGGGGGAGACGCTGATAGGAGAAGACTCCTCGCGAATCGACTATATCTGGACCAAACTCTACCGCGATTTCAACTGGCTTGGGCAGGGCGGCCCAGTGCTAAGTGGCATCAGTGCCATCGATATTGCACTTTGGGATATTGCTGGCAAGCGCGCGAAACTTCCTGTCTATCAATTGCTTGGCGGAGCCTTTCGCAAGCAGATTAAGCTCTATGCGAATTACTGGTTCTTAAAGGGAACAGGTAAACCCGAGGACTATGCGGAGCAGGCGCTTGGAATCAAAGAGCGTGGTTTTCGTGCCTGCAAGATGGACCCTTTTGCTCATATCAACTACTGGTATGGAGAAGACCTACAAGATAATCTCGGGCTAACAGAGTCTGGCAAAAAGATTGCGATCGAGCGCCTAGTGGCGGTACAGCGTGCCGTGGGGCCGGATTTTCCGATAGCCGTGGAGACTCATGCGATGCTGAACGGGCCGACGGCAGTTGAAATGGCACATCGTATTGCTGCGGCCGGCATTAACTGCATGTGGTATGAGGAACCCGCAGGGCCGGAATTTCCGAAGGAAATCGCAGCCATCAAGCGACAGATTACATTGCCTGTATGTGTCGGAGAGCGTCTCCATTCCCGCTTCATGGCACGTCCGATCCTCGAAGCAGGAGCGGCGGATATTCTAATGCCGGACATCACCCGCTGCGGGGGGATTGGCGAAATGAAGCGTATCGCCACCATGGCAGAGGCATTCAATGTGCCGATTGCTCCACACAACCCCAATGGGCCGATCTCCACCATCGCGGCAGCACATGTCATGGCATCAATCCCCAATTTTTTCTATCAGGAGTTCATGGCTACGGACGTGCCATGGCGTGACACCATTTTGGATAAACCATTGCCTGTACGAAACGGTTTTTACGAACTGAGTGATGATCCCGGTCTTGGCTTCGACTTCGTCGAGGAGGAGCTCGATCGCCATCCGGGAATTACAGTTCGGCGTCCAGGCTTTTACGTTTAG
- a CDS encoding glycoside hydrolase family 2 TIM barrel-domain containing protein has translation MNRRDFITLSCEAALAAKLGASGSAIANASVGDRVITNIHSSLTDAVKTPEALVPIPMSNKTIQHSVLDLAGPWLFTLDPPDQFWKRGADSSSWSTVHVPGEFAMQGFDVSENIEYPCRRTVKIPSEFKGQRLFLRFDGVYGHARVWVNGAFVREHFGGFTSWDCEITNAIGQDAETIDLVVGVTDRSDDISQASYYAKHSIAGILRRVRLIALPPLHLEYLSVAATLDSKYEDGVIAFSAALSAQNYKSAEFRFRLGDKSKPQHFELLESLSVHPGENASKVITVRAPKKWDAEHPNLYTLEIKLSIDGELTQTFERNIGFRTIARVGNELQINGQPVKLRGVCHHSIHPLHGRAVPVEFDEMDAKLFREANINFVRTSHYPPTEEFLDACDRHGIYVEEETAVCWSELGKGPSSDQEFSSRFMSQFREMIERDHGHAAVVFWSLGNESEWGENFALEYQYARKRDPNRPLIFSYPDTAPWGANSFDIYSKHYPDVDSDLGSESFPVLGDEFGHISCYNVDTLRRDPGVRNFWGKSIKRFGDKFVESKGCLGGSIWAAIDDVFLLPKGPVGYGPWGVIDGWRRPKPEYWLTKKAYSPIRMDDKPIPVPPDNDELQIPIFNAFDHTNIAEVNIDWKIGQEHGRLKPTDIVPHSSGYLRIPSRKWSRGEVLDINFTHSSDIVVHQVSIRVGERTNTLPNPASGALKLVNTSAELHIQGPNFMVSISRLTGLITCATCNGEVVLEGGPFLDLGAGQMGGWLLKKFSASLEGDIATILISGESKQSQVAGWMGTVGIEFEIKIDSGGLITTRYQPQGSSEYTHLGLGFLLPATVDRLMWDRESLWSTYPEDHIGRPKGTALKRASHPAQSYRAEPSWPWSQDVGDFLLFGKDGPAPNSTNDFRSLKENVWYASCILAQGDIRARIEASGDVAVRASSLADGRVLLSTFNYWKYPDLEWGNYIGVAKPPAESSHEIRLRLTNIHEV, from the coding sequence TTGAATAGAAGAGACTTCATTACGCTTTCATGCGAAGCTGCACTCGCAGCGAAACTCGGTGCTTCTGGCTCAGCCATAGCAAACGCATCAGTTGGCGATCGCGTCATCACAAATATTCATAGCTCTTTGACAGACGCGGTCAAGACACCAGAAGCGCTTGTTCCCATCCCGATGTCGAATAAGACGATCCAGCATTCAGTACTCGATCTTGCGGGACCCTGGCTGTTCACTCTCGATCCACCAGACCAGTTTTGGAAGCGCGGAGCTGACTCTTCGTCGTGGTCGACGGTGCACGTACCCGGCGAGTTTGCCATGCAGGGATTCGATGTTTCAGAAAATATCGAATATCCCTGCCGTCGGACGGTCAAGATTCCAAGCGAATTCAAAGGCCAGCGACTCTTTCTGAGATTCGATGGAGTGTATGGACATGCAAGAGTATGGGTGAATGGCGCGTTTGTGCGCGAGCATTTCGGTGGCTTTACATCTTGGGACTGTGAGATTACAAACGCAATCGGGCAGGATGCGGAAACTATCGATCTAGTCGTTGGTGTGACCGATCGTAGTGATGACATTTCACAAGCGAGCTATTATGCGAAGCACTCGATCGCTGGTATTTTACGGAGAGTACGTCTGATTGCGCTGCCGCCCCTTCATCTTGAGTATCTCTCCGTGGCTGCCACGCTCGACTCGAAGTATGAGGACGGAGTAATAGCCTTTAGTGCTGCTCTATCTGCTCAAAACTACAAGTCGGCCGAATTTCGGTTCAGGTTGGGGGACAAATCCAAGCCTCAGCATTTTGAATTACTTGAAAGTTTAAGTGTGCATCCCGGTGAAAATGCAAGCAAAGTGATAACGGTCCGCGCTCCGAAGAAATGGGATGCCGAGCACCCAAACCTCTACACGCTCGAGATCAAATTAAGCATTGATGGTGAACTAACTCAGACCTTCGAGCGAAACATCGGATTTAGAACAATAGCAAGAGTTGGTAACGAACTCCAGATCAACGGACAGCCTGTTAAGTTGCGGGGTGTGTGCCACCACAGTATTCATCCATTGCATGGCCGCGCCGTGCCAGTGGAGTTCGATGAAATGGATGCCAAACTATTTCGTGAAGCAAACATCAACTTTGTACGCACCTCTCATTATCCGCCAACAGAAGAGTTTTTAGACGCGTGTGATCGACATGGAATTTATGTAGAAGAAGAAACTGCCGTCTGCTGGTCAGAGCTAGGTAAGGGGCCATCCTCAGACCAAGAGTTTTCTTCAAGGTTTATGAGCCAGTTTCGGGAGATGATTGAACGTGATCACGGTCACGCGGCCGTGGTGTTCTGGTCTTTAGGAAATGAAAGCGAATGGGGAGAGAACTTCGCTCTGGAGTATCAGTATGCGCGGAAACGGGATCCAAACCGGCCACTTATTTTCAGCTACCCGGATACGGCTCCATGGGGTGCCAACTCATTTGACATATATAGCAAACACTACCCTGACGTTGACTCAGATCTTGGCAGTGAATCGTTCCCTGTTTTAGGAGATGAGTTTGGCCATATCTCTTGCTATAACGTCGATACTTTGCGGCGTGATCCCGGCGTACGCAATTTTTGGGGAAAGAGTATAAAGCGTTTTGGTGACAAGTTTGTTGAGTCAAAAGGATGTCTAGGAGGTTCAATCTGGGCTGCGATTGACGATGTATTTTTGCTGCCAAAGGGACCGGTTGGCTATGGCCCGTGGGGAGTAATCGATGGGTGGCGACGTCCAAAGCCAGAGTACTGGCTGACAAAAAAAGCTTATTCTCCAATTCGCATGGATGACAAACCTATTCCGGTTCCTCCTGACAACGACGAACTACAGATCCCAATCTTTAACGCCTTTGATCATACAAATATTGCTGAAGTGAACATCGATTGGAAGATCGGTCAAGAACACGGCCGTTTGAAGCCTACTGACATCGTGCCGCACTCAAGCGGGTATTTGAGGATACCTTCGCGTAAATGGTCCCGTGGAGAAGTCCTGGATATTAACTTTACGCATAGCAGCGATATCGTCGTGCACCAGGTCAGTATTCGTGTCGGAGAAAGGACTAACACCCTTCCTAATCCCGCGTCTGGTGCGTTGAAGTTAGTCAATACATCGGCCGAGTTGCATATACAGGGACCGAACTTCATGGTTTCAATCAGCCGACTAACCGGTCTTATTACATGTGCGACCTGCAATGGCGAAGTTGTTCTGGAAGGAGGTCCTTTCCTCGATCTGGGAGCTGGTCAAATGGGTGGATGGCTTTTGAAGAAATTTAGTGCATCTCTTGAAGGAGATATTGCCACGATACTTATTTCTGGGGAGAGCAAGCAAAGCCAAGTGGCAGGCTGGATGGGTACTGTAGGAATAGAGTTTGAAATAAAGATTGACAGCGGAGGACTGATTACAACCCGTTATCAGCCTCAAGGATCTTCGGAGTATACGCATTTGGGGCTAGGGTTTCTGCTTCCTGCTACTGTCGATAGATTGATGTGGGATAGAGAGTCTCTTTGGTCAACTTATCCGGAAGACCACATTGGACGCCCTAAGGGGACAGCCCTAAAAAGAGCATCTCATCCTGCGCAAAGCTACCGAGCAGAACCCAGCTGGCCCTGGTCGCAGGATGTAGGAGATTTTCTGCTCTTCGGTAAAGACGGTCCTGCACCGAACTCAACAAACGACTTTCGCTCCCTGAAAGAAAATGTTTGGTACGCATCGTGCATCTTGGCGCAAGGGGATATTCGAGCCCGCATTGAAGCATCTGGTGATGTGGCTGTCCGCGCCTCTTCATTAGCCGATGGGCGAGTACTATTGAGCACTTTCAATTACTGGAAATATCCGGATCTAGAATGGGGAAACTACATCGGAGTAGCTAAGCCGCCAGCTGAGTCAAGTCATGAAATTCGCCTTCGACTTACGAATATTCATGAAGTATGA